A stretch of the Bacillus licheniformis DSM 13 = ATCC 14580 genome encodes the following:
- a CDS encoding YtxH domain-containing protein, with the protein MSKDGMNTKDFLIGTFVGGIIGAAAALFLAPKSGKELRDDLGNQAVVLKDKTGKLTSEARERGSEYVSIAKEKTSSISQLVADQSSQIMDKVKDLRSKGAEKAGELKEEASSAIEEQAEEAKNEIEDEARKTADTAQK; encoded by the coding sequence ATGAGTAAAGACGGAATGAATACTAAGGATTTTTTAATCGGCACGTTTGTAGGCGGAATCATCGGGGCGGCTGCAGCTTTATTTTTAGCGCCGAAGTCGGGGAAAGAGCTTCGCGATGACCTTGGAAATCAGGCCGTCGTTTTAAAGGATAAGACCGGAAAGCTCACAAGCGAAGCGAGGGAGAGAGGCTCTGAGTACGTCAGCATCGCCAAAGAGAAGACATCTTCGATTTCACAGCTTGTTGCCGACCAGTCTTCACAGATTATGGATAAAGTCAAAGACTTGCGAAGCAAGGGTGCCGAAAAAGCTGGTGAACTAAAGGAAGAAGCATCGTCTGCAATCGAAGAACAGGCTGAAGAAGCCAAAAATGAAATAGAAGATGAAGCAAGGAAAACAGCAGATACCGCTCAGAAATAA
- a CDS encoding DUF948 domain-containing protein, whose translation MIIILYLSAALIAVSFLILVIYLSKTLKSLQVTLNHVASTLEGVEGQMKGITAETTELLNKTNRLADDIQEKSLKLNTVVDAVQEVGTSVRQFNNSIQQVSQSVTSAAEQNREKISQVVSWSNAALEIWNRWKQKKMREE comes from the coding sequence ATGATTATTATTCTGTATTTAAGCGCTGCACTCATCGCTGTTAGCTTTCTTATTTTGGTTATCTATTTATCAAAAACATTAAAATCGCTTCAAGTCACACTTAATCATGTTGCATCAACGCTGGAAGGTGTGGAAGGACAAATGAAAGGCATCACCGCTGAAACAACGGAGCTCCTGAATAAGACGAATCGGCTCGCTGATGATATTCAGGAAAAATCTTTGAAGCTGAATACGGTCGTGGATGCCGTTCAGGAAGTCGGCACATCGGTCAGGCAGTTTAACAACTCCATTCAGCAGGTTTCACAGTCCGTCACATCAGCCGCAGAGCAAAACCGTGAAAAAATTTCTCAAGTTGTCAGCTGGAGCAATGCAGCTTTGGAAATTTGGAATAGATGGAAACAAAAGAAGATGAGGGAGGAATAA
- the murC gene encoding UDP-N-acetylmuramate--L-alanine ligase codes for MTVYHFVGIKGTGMSPLAQILHDNGYNVQGSDIEKYIFTQTALEERNIPIYPFDPENIKPGMTVIAGNAFPDTHPEIEKAQAEGLPVVRYHKFLGDYLKKFTSIAVTGAHGKTSTTGLLSHVIKKAKPTSYLIGDGTGKGCENSEYFVLEACEYRRHFLSYQPDYAIMTNIDFDHPDYFANIDDVFDAFQTMALQVNKGIIACGDDEYLMKIHANVPVVYYGFAEENDFQARNVIKNTEGTTFDVFVRNTFYDTFYIPAYGSHNVLNALAVIALCHYEQVDVDIIKEGLQTFGGVKRRFNEKHAGSQVLIDDYAHHPTEITVTIEAARQKYPERDIVAVFQPHTFTRTQSFLNEFAESLKKADYVYLCDIFGSARENAGKLTIGDLQEKIPQAKLIDENDTSILKEHENAVLIFMGAGDIQKYLRAYENVLA; via the coding sequence ATGACTGTTTATCATTTTGTCGGAATAAAAGGGACAGGTATGAGTCCGCTTGCCCAAATTCTCCATGATAATGGATATAATGTCCAAGGATCGGATATCGAAAAGTACATTTTTACACAAACCGCTTTAGAGGAGAGAAATATCCCGATTTATCCGTTTGATCCGGAAAATATCAAGCCGGGAATGACTGTTATTGCCGGAAATGCTTTTCCCGACACTCATCCCGAAATTGAAAAAGCGCAAGCTGAAGGCCTGCCAGTCGTGCGGTATCATAAATTTCTCGGCGATTATCTGAAGAAGTTTACGAGCATTGCCGTAACAGGGGCACACGGCAAAACGTCAACGACGGGCCTTTTGTCACATGTCATCAAAAAAGCAAAACCGACTTCTTATCTGATTGGAGACGGAACTGGAAAAGGCTGCGAAAACAGCGAGTACTTTGTGCTTGAAGCCTGTGAATACAGAAGGCATTTTCTGAGCTATCAGCCCGATTATGCAATCATGACAAATATTGATTTTGATCATCCCGATTATTTCGCGAATATCGATGATGTATTTGATGCATTTCAGACGATGGCATTACAGGTGAACAAGGGAATTATCGCATGCGGTGACGACGAGTATTTGATGAAAATCCATGCGAACGTTCCAGTCGTATACTACGGCTTTGCCGAGGAAAACGATTTTCAGGCGAGAAATGTCATCAAAAATACTGAGGGCACAACGTTCGATGTTTTCGTCAGGAACACATTCTACGACACTTTCTATATACCGGCATACGGCAGCCATAACGTTCTGAACGCTTTGGCCGTCATCGCCCTCTGCCATTATGAACAGGTCGATGTCGACATCATTAAAGAAGGATTGCAAACCTTTGGCGGCGTTAAACGCAGATTTAACGAAAAACATGCCGGCAGCCAAGTGCTGATTGACGATTATGCCCACCATCCGACTGAAATCACGGTGACGATTGAAGCAGCCAGACAGAAGTATCCGGAACGGGACATTGTTGCAGTATTTCAACCGCATACATTTACGCGCACGCAGTCATTCCTGAATGAGTTTGCCGAAAGCCTCAAGAAAGCCGATTATGTATATCTTTGCGATATATTCGGATCTGCCCGGGAAAACGCAGGAAAGCTGACGATCGGTGATTTGCAGGAGAAAATTCCGCAGGCGAAGCTGATCGATGAAAATGACACATCAATTTTAAAGGAGCATGAAAATGCGGTGTTAATTTTCATGGGCGCAGGTGACATTCAAAAGTATTTAAGAGCATATGAAAATGTATTAGCATAA
- a CDS encoding DNA translocase FtsK: MSWFNKMFSLFLGDDEDNEKQKKHIDEFEADSSSEDEEMPQITDAKVVYEYPKGKFRFPVIPDQNTRPREKDDSREQRTRRPASRYSASQPKPGNSYHYEEKAAAKKPFRPSVIPSPVYGFHEQKRAKPENHTYRAKKQTEARVTLFNEEIEKEQKSAEHKQPVREEASVQTEKNGRPLIKSESRNPALRAEFEDVPQASTEIPKETEIRPERMTEGAGLAEEKALRHESERTEAPVSVHIPEETEVRPERMTEGAGLAEEKALRNEAVEETASASQNITEEDAIPAEQTPEQIEKLLDKIEETGEEMVLAEDAEAATEEQGKTYGSGKTHPDPEASVPEEPHTHGRASEITVQSDESSHRTDSNTPADALEETSGSRQTGWRQEQASCSPETAAPSAGEPESRQENRETTRINEDRPEAPRKREAGAAPGSKKGSVPFNVMMFASDKQKEKAPQGYQFPNMSLLDVPPAQKQDDQDWIHEQRELLDVTLENFNVKANVVHVTQGPSVTRFEVHPEPGVKVNKITNLSDDIKLSLSAKDIRIEAPIPGKNTIGIEVPNLHSKMVYLREMIRSSEFRTNPSPLTAALGLDISGKPVVADLKKMPHGLIAGATGSGKSVCINTILVSLLFKASPRDVKLLLIDPKMVELAPYNNIPHLVSPVITDAKAATAALKWVVEEMERRYELFAHSGVREIERFNEKVREQNMGEKLPYLVVVIDELADLMMVAPNEVEESICRIAQKARACGIHLLIATQRPSVDVITGLIKANIPTRIAFSVSSAVDSRTIIDMAGAEKLLGKGDMLFLENGSGKPVRLQGNFVSDREIDRVVSHVRRQQEPNYLFEQEQLVRQNPAGFDHDELFLEACEFAVEQNSASTSSLQRRFRIGYNRAARLIDMMEREGMISEAKGSKPREVLITKADLEQLIESSSLFG, encoded by the coding sequence ATGAGCTGGTTTAATAAAATGTTCAGCCTGTTTTTAGGCGATGATGAAGATAATGAAAAACAAAAAAAGCACATAGACGAATTTGAGGCGGATTCATCTTCAGAGGACGAAGAGATGCCGCAAATAACCGACGCAAAAGTCGTATATGAATATCCAAAAGGGAAATTCCGCTTTCCGGTTATACCTGATCAAAACACGCGGCCGCGGGAAAAGGACGACAGCCGCGAACAAAGGACCCGCCGCCCGGCGAGCCGATATTCAGCTTCTCAGCCGAAACCCGGCAATTCATATCATTATGAAGAGAAAGCGGCGGCGAAAAAACCTTTTAGGCCGTCCGTCATCCCATCACCGGTTTACGGCTTTCATGAGCAGAAAAGAGCCAAGCCGGAAAATCATACATATCGTGCAAAAAAACAAACTGAAGCGCGTGTCACGCTGTTTAACGAAGAAATTGAAAAAGAGCAGAAGTCTGCAGAACATAAGCAGCCGGTACGAGAAGAAGCTTCCGTGCAAACTGAAAAGAACGGCCGTCCGCTGATCAAAAGCGAGAGCCGCAATCCTGCATTGCGCGCCGAATTCGAAGATGTCCCGCAGGCATCCACGGAGATTCCAAAAGAAACGGAAATCCGTCCAGAGCGAATGACAGAAGGCGCGGGACTCGCAGAGGAAAAAGCGCTGCGGCATGAATCCGAACGAACAGAAGCACCTGTGTCAGTGCATATTCCGGAAGAAACGGAAGTCCGTCCAGAGCGAATGACAGAAGGCGCGGGACTCGCAGAGGAAAAAGCGCTGCGAAATGAAGCTGTAGAAGAGACCGCCTCCGCATCACAAAACATAACGGAGGAAGACGCAATCCCCGCTGAGCAAACACCGGAACAAATCGAAAAGCTTTTGGATAAGATTGAGGAAACCGGAGAAGAGATGGTACTGGCAGAGGACGCAGAAGCCGCCACGGAAGAACAAGGGAAGACTTACGGTTCGGGCAAAACGCATCCCGACCCGGAAGCTTCAGTTCCGGAAGAGCCGCACACTCATGGCCGCGCCTCTGAAATAACCGTCCAGAGCGATGAATCTTCCCATAGGACAGATTCAAACACCCCGGCTGACGCTCTTGAAGAAACAAGCGGAAGCCGCCAGACTGGCTGGAGACAAGAGCAGGCGTCATGTTCACCGGAAACGGCAGCGCCAAGCGCGGGTGAACCCGAAAGCAGGCAAGAGAACCGGGAGACTACAAGGATAAACGAGGATCGGCCGGAAGCTCCGCGGAAGCGGGAAGCAGGAGCCGCTCCGGGATCGAAGAAAGGCTCTGTTCCGTTTAATGTCATGATGTTTGCCTCAGATAAACAAAAAGAAAAAGCGCCTCAAGGGTATCAGTTCCCGAATATGTCTTTGCTTGATGTGCCGCCGGCGCAAAAGCAGGATGATCAGGACTGGATACACGAGCAGCGGGAGCTGTTGGACGTCACGCTTGAGAACTTCAATGTTAAAGCAAATGTCGTTCATGTCACCCAAGGGCCTTCTGTGACAAGATTTGAAGTTCATCCTGAACCCGGAGTGAAAGTCAACAAAATTACAAATCTGTCAGATGATATTAAACTCAGCCTGTCAGCGAAAGATATTCGGATCGAGGCACCGATCCCGGGAAAAAATACGATCGGAATTGAAGTGCCGAATCTGCACAGCAAAATGGTTTATTTACGCGAAATGATCAGAAGTTCGGAATTTAGAACGAATCCGTCTCCTCTGACAGCAGCTCTCGGACTCGACATATCCGGAAAGCCCGTCGTGGCTGATCTGAAAAAAATGCCCCACGGTTTGATTGCCGGGGCTACGGGATCAGGAAAAAGCGTATGCATCAACACGATCTTAGTAAGCCTGCTGTTTAAAGCGTCGCCTAGGGATGTAAAGCTTCTGCTTATCGATCCTAAGATGGTGGAGCTTGCTCCGTATAATAATATTCCTCATCTCGTCAGTCCTGTCATCACAGATGCAAAAGCGGCAACCGCCGCATTAAAATGGGTTGTCGAGGAAATGGAACGGCGCTATGAATTATTTGCTCATTCCGGTGTTCGGGAAATTGAGCGTTTTAATGAAAAAGTCCGGGAACAGAACATGGGTGAAAAACTTCCTTATCTTGTTGTCGTGATTGATGAACTTGCCGATTTAATGATGGTCGCTCCGAATGAAGTGGAAGAGAGCATCTGCCGAATCGCACAAAAAGCAAGAGCGTGCGGCATCCATCTTCTGATTGCGACGCAGCGGCCTTCAGTTGATGTCATTACCGGCTTGATTAAAGCCAATATCCCAACAAGAATAGCGTTTTCTGTTTCAAGCGCTGTCGATTCAAGAACAATTATCGATATGGCGGGAGCTGAAAAGCTTCTTGGAAAAGGGGATATGCTGTTCTTGGAGAATGGTTCAGGCAAACCGGTCCGCCTGCAAGGCAACTTTGTGTCCGACCGGGAGATTGATCGTGTCGTTTCACATGTCAGACGGCAGCAGGAGCCGAACTATTTATTTGAACAGGAACAATTGGTCAGACAAAATCCGGCCGGATTTGACCACGATGAACTGTTTCTTGAAGCGTGCGAATTTGCCGTGGAACAAAACAGCGCCAGCACTTCAAGCCTGCAGCGGCGCTTCCGCATCGGCTATAACAGAGCTGCCAGATTAATCGATATGATGGAAAGGGAAGGCATGATTTCTGAAGCGAAAGGGAGCAAGCCGAGAGAAGTCCTGATTACAAAGGCTGATCTGGAACAGTTAATAGAAAGTAGTTCACTTTTCGGCTAA
- the ytpR gene encoding YtpR family tRNA-binding protein, translating into MNAFYNPEGVGDTLLISLNDIPREEIAFERYGDVVKIFHKDTKETAGYNIFNASSYLSIEESGAIALSESFVQDVNEILVRNGLKDELTVDLSPKFVVGYVEEKEKHPNADKLSVCKVNVGSETLQIVCGAPNVEAGQKVVVAKVGAVMPSGMIIKDAELRGVASSGMICSAKELNLPDAPKEKGILVLDDGRKAGEAFTF; encoded by the coding sequence ATGAACGCATTTTATAATCCAGAAGGCGTAGGCGATACGCTGCTCATCTCATTGAACGATATTCCACGTGAAGAGATCGCTTTTGAGCGGTACGGAGACGTCGTGAAAATTTTTCATAAAGACACAAAGGAAACAGCAGGCTATAACATTTTTAATGCCTCCTCATATTTGAGCATTGAGGAAAGCGGAGCTATTGCGCTTTCCGAATCCTTTGTCCAGGATGTGAATGAAATTCTGGTCCGCAACGGTTTGAAAGACGAGCTGACCGTCGACCTTTCTCCGAAGTTTGTGGTCGGATATGTTGAAGAAAAAGAAAAGCATCCGAATGCCGATAAATTAAGTGTTTGCAAAGTGAATGTAGGGAGCGAGACGCTGCAAATCGTCTGCGGAGCTCCCAATGTTGAAGCCGGCCAAAAAGTCGTCGTTGCCAAAGTCGGCGCCGTGATGCCTAGCGGTATGATCATTAAAGATGCGGAACTTCGCGGAGTGGCGTCAAGCGGCATGATTTGTTCTGCCAAGGAGCTGAATCTCCCAGACGCGCCGAAGGAAAAAGGCATTCTTGTTCTTGACGACGGCCGTAAAGCAGGAGAAGCCTTTACATTTTAA
- a CDS encoding DUF1444 domain-containing protein, with protein sequence MKMTSRKLSDILKKRLQNDSWSFHFDREKDSLRIEDKNTGKGITLELPGIIAKWEQKKDDAIDEVVYYTEEALNAMKGQSQEMEGRESLIYPVIRSTSFPEKSSAGVPLVFDGHTAETRIYYALDLGNTYRLIDEKMLEKEGWTKERIRETASFNLRSLQTVVKEDEVAGNHFYFFRANDGYDASRVLNESILAEYEKNAEGTLAVSIPHQDVLIIADIRNNAGYDILGQMSMSFFANGTVPITALSFLYEDGKLEPIFILAKNRPKKK encoded by the coding sequence ATGAAAATGACCTCAAGGAAACTTTCCGATATATTAAAAAAACGTTTGCAAAATGACAGCTGGTCCTTTCATTTCGACAGGGAAAAGGACAGCTTGAGAATCGAAGATAAAAACACTGGAAAAGGCATTACACTCGAGCTCCCGGGGATCATCGCGAAATGGGAGCAGAAAAAAGATGATGCGATTGACGAAGTCGTCTATTATACTGAGGAAGCGCTCAACGCCATGAAAGGCCAGTCGCAGGAAATGGAAGGACGGGAAAGCCTGATCTATCCCGTCATCCGCTCAACTTCCTTTCCCGAGAAGTCCAGCGCAGGCGTTCCCTTGGTTTTTGACGGCCACACGGCTGAAACACGAATTTACTATGCGCTCGACCTTGGCAACACATACCGTCTGATCGACGAAAAAATGCTTGAAAAAGAGGGCTGGACAAAAGAAAGGATTCGGGAAACAGCTTCCTTTAACCTTCGCTCGCTCCAGACCGTTGTAAAAGAAGACGAAGTCGCAGGCAATCACTTCTACTTTTTCAGAGCGAATGACGGCTATGACGCCAGCAGGGTGTTGAACGAATCGATTCTCGCAGAGTATGAGAAAAACGCGGAAGGGACCCTCGCCGTGTCAATTCCGCACCAGGATGTGCTGATTATTGCCGACATCCGCAATAATGCCGGATACGATATACTCGGGCAAATGTCGATGAGCTTTTTTGCAAACGGCACAGTGCCGATCACTGCGCTTTCTTTCCTGTATGAGGATGGAAAGCTTGAACCGATCTTTATTCTGGCTAAAAACCGCCCTAAAAAGAAATGA
- a CDS encoding thioredoxin family protein codes for MKTIETNEELQKVVKDDLSLLMFSADWCPDCRFVEPFLPELEANYPEFTFYYVDRDKFIDTCAEWDIFGIPSFLVFKEGNEISRFVSKDRKTKEEIEQFLTDSLNK; via the coding sequence ATGAAAACGATCGAGACGAATGAAGAATTGCAAAAAGTTGTGAAAGACGATTTATCCTTGTTGATGTTTTCGGCTGACTGGTGTCCGGACTGCCGTTTTGTAGAACCTTTTTTGCCCGAGCTTGAAGCGAACTATCCGGAATTTACATTCTATTATGTTGACCGCGACAAATTTATAGACACGTGCGCGGAGTGGGATATTTTCGGAATCCCAAGCTTCCTCGTATTTAAAGAAGGAAACGAAATCAGCCGCTTTGTCAGCAAAGACCGGAAAACGAAAGAGGAAATCGAGCAATTTTTGACCGATTCACTGAATAAGTAG